TTCGTGCCCCACGCCTCGACACCCAAGGCGGCTGCCCCCGCCCCACGCCGGGCGGATCCGCCCGGCAGCGGCTACAATGACAGGTTTCCCGAAAAAGCCGGCGCAAGCCCTCGTCCGCCATGAACCAGCCCGCTCAAACCGCTACGCCAGTCCGTCCCGACGCCGCCTACACGCGCGGCGCGGCGCTGCCCGCGCTGCTCAAGTCGCGCATCCTGATCCTGGACGGCGCAATGGGCACGATGATCCAGCGCTACAAGCTCGACGAAGCCCGCTATCGCGGCGAGCGCTTCAAGGACTACGGACGCGACATCAAGGGCAACAACGAGTTGCTGTCGATCACGCAGCCGCAGATCATCAGCGAGATTCACGAGCAGTATCTGGCGGCGGGCGCGGACATCATCGAGACCAACACGTTCGGCGCGACCACGGTCGCCCAGGCGGACTACGGCATGGAAGCGCTCGCGGTCGAGATGAACCTCGAGTCGGCCAAGCTGGCGCGCGCCGCCTGCGACAAGTATTCGACGCCCGACAGGCCGCGTTTCGTCGCCGGCGCGATCGGACCGACGCCGAAGACCGCGAGCATTTCCCCTGACGTGAACGATCCGGGCGCGCGCAACGTGACGTTCGACGAACTGCGTGCGGCCTACTACGAGCAGGCCAAAGCCTTGCTCGACGGCGGTGCCGATCTGTTTCTCGTCGAGACCATTTTCGACACGCTCAATGCAAAGGCTGCGCTGTTTGCGCTCGACGAATTGTTCGAAGACACCGGCGAGCGTTTGCCGATCATGATCTCGGGCACCGTCACCGATGCGTCGGGCCGCATTCTGTCGGGGCAAACGGTTGAAGCGTTCTGGAATTCGCTGCGTCATGCGAAGCCGCTCACGTTCGGTCTGAACTGCGCGTTGGGCGCGGCTTTGATGCGGCCGTATATCGCGGAATTGGCCAAGCTTTGCGATACGTATGTGTCGTGCTATCCGAACGCTGGTTTGCCGAATCCGATGAGCGATACGGGCTTTGATGAACTGCCCGCGGACACCTCGGGCTTGCTGAAGGAGTTCGCGCAGGCCGGGCTTGTGAATATCGCGGGCGGTTGCTGTGGCACGACGCCGGAGCATATTGCGGCGATAGCGCAGG
The nucleotide sequence above comes from Paraburkholderia sp. FT54. Encoded proteins:
- a CDS encoding homocysteine S-methyltransferase family protein, yielding MNQPAQTATPVRPDAAYTRGAALPALLKSRILILDGAMGTMIQRYKLDEARYRGERFKDYGRDIKGNNELLSITQPQIISEIHEQYLAAGADIIETNTFGATTVAQADYGMEALAVEMNLESAKLARAACDKYSTPDRPRFVAGAIGPTPKTASISPDVNDPGARNVTFDELRAAYYEQAKALLDGGADLFLVETIFDTLNAKAALFALDELFEDTGERLPIMISGTVTDASGRILSGQTVEAFWNSLRHAKPLTFGLNCALGAALMRPYIAELAKLCDTYVSCYPNAGLPNPMSDTGFDELPADTSGLLKEFAQAGLVNIAGGCCGTTPEHIAAIAQALAEVKPRQWPTQYRDAA